One Prosthecobacter dejongeii DNA window includes the following coding sequences:
- a CDS encoding S1C family serine protease produces the protein MWMLLHLPALVFAAGEPDPQQPFLDLQDKVQSLLPKVRPSVVAIFTGDGTASGVIMSEDGLILTAAHVAERPGRELRVTLEDGTVVKATTLGLDKTTDAALMQLNDNDKKWPHVKVSRQVIKAQPGEWCFALGHPGGYDEKRGVVLRVGRIVKQTANSLQTDCVLMGGDSGGPLFDLNGDVIGIHSLIWEGRNENMHVSMAPFLRSWDEMKGSLVIHTWGIGSGGYLGIATEMNAKGALEIVDVIAGSPSEKAGLKNGDVILSLNGETITDLPQFTHAVRLRPAGEEVELRLRNVSDERDVKIILGMRPKDEG, from the coding sequence ATGTGGATGCTCCTCCACCTGCCGGCCCTTGTTTTCGCGGCGGGTGAACCTGACCCACAGCAACCTTTCCTGGATCTCCAAGATAAAGTGCAGTCTCTCCTACCGAAGGTGCGCCCTTCCGTAGTGGCCATTTTCACGGGTGATGGAACGGCTAGCGGGGTGATCATGAGCGAAGATGGCCTCATCCTCACCGCTGCCCATGTGGCTGAACGCCCGGGGCGTGAGCTACGAGTCACCCTCGAAGACGGCACGGTGGTTAAGGCGACGACCCTGGGCCTGGACAAGACGACGGATGCCGCGCTGATGCAACTCAACGACAACGATAAAAAGTGGCCTCATGTCAAAGTTTCACGGCAAGTGATCAAGGCGCAACCCGGGGAGTGGTGCTTTGCCCTTGGTCATCCAGGGGGGTATGATGAGAAACGGGGTGTCGTGCTGCGCGTGGGGCGCATCGTGAAACAAACGGCAAATTCGCTGCAAACCGACTGCGTGCTCATGGGGGGAGACTCAGGCGGGCCTCTCTTTGATCTCAACGGTGATGTTATCGGCATCCACAGCCTCATCTGGGAAGGGCGAAATGAAAACATGCACGTCTCCATGGCCCCCTTCCTTCGGTCCTGGGATGAAATGAAAGGCAGCCTGGTTATCCACACCTGGGGCATAGGCAGTGGTGGCTATCTGGGTATCGCCACGGAGATGAATGCGAAAGGAGCCCTGGAGATTGTGGATGTGATTGCAGGCTCACCCTCAGAAAAAGCGGGTCTGAAAAATGGTGATGTCATCCTTTCACTCAATGGTGAAACCATCACCGATCTACCTCAGTTTACCCACGCCGTCCGGCTGCGCCCAGCGGGCGAAGAAGTGGAACTCAGGCTGCGCAACGTTAGCGATGAACGCGACGTTAAAATCATACTGGGCATGCGCCCAAAAGACGAAGGATGA
- a CDS encoding transglycosylase domain-containing protein: MKSQPPAPHRPPVHSSRWRRWARFLLLCLMAGSLLVTITIAVTLGVYSHLAKQYDLSKLGEMPERTVVLDAQGEMLGRMHGENRIVVPLSQVSPFFVKALLAREDSRFYDHGGIDYVGVARAAVRNIKDRRVVQGASTITMQLARNSYPDLNDRSFHRKMLEMMLARRIEGYWTKDQILEHYVNRIFFGTNLYGIQRASQVYFGKHASQLNMSEAALIAGIIRSPVRFSPFRNFDGALKERDDVLKRMLATKVITTEEELAARYADIALHAQPAFQSQGGYALDAVRRDLDRVLEDHEIEDGGLIVYTTLSQELQTLAEQSVEKRLAVVEKLPGYKHPTKAAFDATWDGTQEVASTPYLQGAVTILDNATGGILALVGGRDYRQSKYNRATQGQRQIGSTVKPFVYATAIASGFLPGTFIDDAPIQPGEIEGAGAGWSPQNSDGKFTGQQTLMTGLVQSRNTMTIRVGNYAGLDRVLHLLGDAGIGNSAERTPQIFIGNLGGTPRDLTSAFSIFPNDGIRRRPFLIDKVTDKAGNILYSTSLLEADVVSPGVAHLMRRILGQVMDRGTAASVRSEHKFKDPAGGKTGTTNDYKDAWFAGYTDRVTCAVWVGLDKPQTIVDQGYGSRLAIPIWADVVKKAVELGYIPAGPRVEPPLAAVQLCHLSSQLATPACHASGTAYDEKLPYDLIPQGNCGAHQGVIASPQYEDRPRDRSPGLFNRIRGWFR; encoded by the coding sequence ATGAAAAGCCAGCCTCCCGCTCCCCATCGCCCCCCAGTTCACTCGTCTCGCTGGCGGCGTTGGGCGCGGTTTCTCTTGCTCTGTCTCATGGCGGGCAGCTTGCTAGTGACCATAACCATCGCGGTAACCCTCGGTGTTTATTCCCATCTGGCCAAGCAGTATGACTTGAGCAAACTCGGCGAAATGCCCGAACGGACGGTGGTGCTGGATGCCCAGGGGGAAATGTTAGGCCGCATGCATGGCGAAAACCGCATCGTGGTTCCCCTCAGTCAGGTTTCGCCGTTTTTCGTCAAAGCACTGCTGGCGCGGGAAGACTCACGTTTTTATGACCATGGTGGCATTGATTACGTGGGGGTGGCCCGCGCTGCGGTCAGGAATATCAAGGACCGCCGGGTGGTGCAGGGGGCCAGCACCATCACCATGCAGCTCGCGCGCAACAGCTACCCGGATCTCAATGACCGCAGCTTTCACCGCAAGATGTTGGAGATGATGCTGGCGCGGCGGATTGAAGGTTACTGGACGAAAGACCAGATCCTGGAACATTACGTGAACCGCATCTTTTTCGGCACGAACCTCTACGGCATCCAGCGTGCAAGCCAAGTGTACTTTGGCAAGCACGCCAGCCAGCTCAACATGAGCGAGGCCGCCCTCATCGCGGGCATCATCCGCAGCCCGGTACGCTTTTCACCCTTTCGTAATTTCGACGGTGCTCTGAAGGAGCGGGATGACGTGCTGAAGCGCATGCTCGCTACCAAAGTCATCACCACTGAGGAAGAACTGGCCGCCCGTTATGCAGACATCGCCTTGCATGCTCAGCCCGCATTTCAAAGCCAGGGCGGTTACGCACTCGATGCCGTCCGCCGAGATCTGGATCGTGTTCTCGAAGATCACGAGATCGAAGACGGTGGGCTCATCGTTTACACGACCTTGAGCCAGGAACTCCAGACCTTGGCAGAGCAGTCCGTCGAGAAACGTCTCGCGGTGGTGGAGAAATTACCAGGTTATAAACACCCCACTAAAGCGGCCTTTGATGCGACCTGGGATGGCACACAGGAGGTGGCCTCCACGCCCTATCTTCAAGGGGCGGTGACTATTTTGGACAATGCGACTGGGGGCATCTTGGCCTTGGTTGGCGGGCGGGATTATCGGCAGAGCAAATACAATCGCGCGACTCAAGGGCAGCGCCAGATCGGCTCTACGGTGAAACCTTTTGTGTATGCCACAGCCATCGCCAGTGGTTTCCTCCCGGGCACCTTCATTGACGATGCGCCTATCCAACCAGGAGAGATCGAGGGCGCAGGCGCAGGCTGGTCCCCGCAAAATAGCGATGGCAAATTCACCGGTCAGCAGACGCTGATGACGGGGCTCGTGCAGAGCCGTAACACCATGACCATCCGTGTGGGGAACTATGCCGGGCTTGACCGAGTGCTGCATTTGTTAGGCGATGCTGGGATCGGCAACAGTGCTGAGCGCACCCCTCAGATTTTCATTGGCAACTTAGGCGGTACGCCACGCGATCTCACCAGTGCTTTTAGCATCTTCCCGAATGACGGCATCCGCCGGCGTCCTTTCCTGATTGATAAAGTGACCGACAAAGCGGGCAATATTCTTTACAGCACCAGCCTGTTAGAGGCTGATGTGGTAAGTCCAGGTGTGGCCCATCTCATGCGCCGTATTCTGGGGCAGGTAATGGACCGTGGCACCGCTGCCAGTGTGCGCAGCGAGCATAAATTTAAAGATCCCGCCGGCGGAAAAACAGGGACCACTAACGATTACAAAGATGCGTGGTTCGCGGGCTACACGGATCGCGTCACTTGTGCGGTCTGGGTGGGTTTGGATAAACCCCAAACCATCGTGGATCAGGGGTATGGCAGCCGCCTCGCCATCCCCATCTGGGCTGATGTGGTAAAAAAAGCCGTCGAGCTCGGCTACATCCCCGCTGGCCCACGTGTGGAGCCACCGCTGGCCGCGGTGCAGCTCTGCCACCTCAGCAGCCAGCTTGCCACTCCCGCCTGCCATGCTAGTGGCACGGCCTATGACGAAAAGCTGCCTTATGATCTCATCCCGCAGGGGAACTGTGGCGCACATCAGGGCGTCATCGCTTCGCCTCAGTATGAAGATCGTCCCCGGGACCGCAGCCCAGGGCTGTTCAATCGCATTCGCGGTTGGTTCCGTTAG
- a CDS encoding nucleotide sugar dehydrogenase, with translation MNVSIFGLGYVGAVTAGCLAEQGHGIIGADVQQAKVDAFNTGVSPIIEPELDGLLQTAKREGRLSATTSAVEAVANSDASIICVGTPSLESGRLNLDFVRKVSEQIAQALRESGKKHVILFRSTMLPGSTRTMVRDFFEDLRTSGQVRIYYCPEFLREGTAVKDFREPSLAVVGTHDGLEPESEEARQLLGGTPSVLAWEGAEMIKYSCNYFHALKVGFANEIGRLCKFLGEDGARVMDVVCADTRLNISKYYMKPGNPFGGSCLPKDVSALLSFARQEGISLPLLDNTLDTNHAHLDLLIKLITSKGTRKVGLLGLAFKADTDDLRGSPMVAVAETLLGRGYELRIYDPSLNLSRLIGANEAEIQRRMPHLASLLRQDAREVVEGSDLIIASQKCVKPEDLAAWVTAEKSVIDVNGWRELKALPWSYEGLCW, from the coding sequence ATGAACGTCAGCATTTTTGGTCTGGGATACGTGGGCGCGGTCACCGCAGGGTGTCTGGCGGAGCAAGGGCATGGAATCATCGGAGCAGATGTGCAACAGGCCAAGGTGGATGCCTTTAACACGGGCGTCTCTCCCATCATCGAGCCAGAACTGGATGGTCTGCTGCAAACGGCTAAGCGTGAGGGCCGCCTGTCTGCCACCACCAGCGCGGTGGAGGCCGTGGCAAACTCCGACGCCAGCATCATCTGCGTAGGCACACCCTCTTTAGAGTCCGGCAGGCTGAACCTGGACTTTGTGCGGAAGGTGAGTGAGCAGATCGCCCAGGCACTGCGCGAGAGCGGCAAAAAACACGTGATCCTTTTCCGCAGCACCATGCTGCCAGGTAGTACACGCACGATGGTGCGCGACTTTTTTGAAGACCTACGCACCTCTGGTCAGGTGCGTATTTACTACTGCCCGGAATTCCTGCGGGAAGGCACGGCGGTGAAGGACTTTCGCGAGCCCTCCCTGGCCGTGGTGGGCACCCATGATGGCCTAGAGCCGGAGAGCGAAGAGGCTCGCCAACTGCTTGGCGGTACACCTTCCGTACTCGCTTGGGAAGGGGCAGAGATGATCAAGTACTCCTGCAACTACTTTCACGCGCTGAAGGTGGGCTTTGCCAATGAGATCGGCCGCCTGTGCAAGTTCCTGGGCGAAGATGGCGCACGGGTGATGGATGTGGTGTGCGCGGACACTCGCCTGAATATCTCGAAGTATTACATGAAGCCAGGCAATCCGTTTGGCGGCTCCTGCCTGCCGAAGGATGTGAGTGCGCTGTTGTCATTCGCCCGGCAAGAGGGCATCTCGCTGCCGCTGCTGGACAACACGCTGGATACCAACCACGCGCACCTGGATCTGCTAATCAAGCTCATCACGAGCAAGGGAACCCGCAAGGTGGGTCTGCTGGGCCTCGCCTTCAAGGCCGACACGGATGACCTGCGCGGCAGCCCGATGGTAGCTGTGGCAGAAACGTTGTTAGGCCGTGGTTACGAACTGCGGATCTATGACCCCAGCCTGAACCTATCCCGACTGATCGGGGCGAACGAGGCTGAGATCCAGCGCCGCATGCCGCACTTGGCATCGCTGCTGCGCCAGGATGCCCGGGAAGTGGTGGAAGGCAGCGATCTCATCATCGCCTCCCAAAAATGTGTGAAGCCGGAGGATCTGGCCGCATGGGTGACGGCGGAGAAGAGCGTGATCGATGTCAATGGCTGGCGCGAGCTCAAGGCCCTGCCGTGGAGCTATGAAGGCCTGTGCTGGTAA